In Mycobacteriales bacterium, the genomic stretch GTCGAGGTCGTCGGTCTCCGGAAACGGTACGGCCGGACCGAGGCGTTGCAGGGCTTGGACCTGCATGTCCCGACCGGCACGGTGTGCGGCCTGCTCGGTCCGAACGGGGCCGGCAAGACCACTGTGGTCAAGATCCTGGCCACCCTGGTCCGGCCGGACGCCGGGCGGGCGGTCGTGGCCGGGTTCGACGTGGCCGGGCAGCCGGAGCGGGTCCGGGAGCGAATCGGGCTGGCCGGGCAGCACGCGGCCGTGGACGAGAAGCTCACCGGGCGGCAGAACCTGCGGCTGTTCGGGCGGCTGCACCACCTCGGGGAGCGGCGGGCCCGGGCGGTGACCGAGGAGCTGCTGGAGCGGTTCGGGCTGGTGGACGCGGCGAACCGGCTGGTCTCGACGTACTCGGGCGGGATGCGGCGGCGGCTCGACCTGGCCGCCAGCCTGCTGGTCGCACCGGCGGTGCTGTTCCTGGACGAGCCCACCACCGGGCTGGACCCGCGCAGCCGGGGCGAGGTCTGGGAGGCGGTCCGCGACCTGGTCCGCGGCGGTACGACCGTGCTGCTGACCACGCAGTACCTGGACGAGGCCGACCGGCTGGCCGACGCGATCGCGGTCGTCGACTCCGGCCGGGTGATCGCGTCCGGGACGCCGCCGGAGCTCAAGGCCAAGGTCGGCGGCGACCGGCTCGAGGTGGTGGTGGCCGACCCGGCCACCCTGGGCGCGACGGCGGCGGCACTGACCGCGGTCACCGGGGCGGAGGCACTGGTCGAGCCGGAGCTGACCCGGGTCAGCGTGCCGGCCGGGCAGGGTTCGGCCGCGCTCACCGGTGCCGTGCTGGCGCTGGAGGCGGCGCAGATCGCGACCGAGGACGTGACGCTGCGGCGGCCGACCCTGGACGACGTCTTCCTGCAGCTGACCGGGACGGGGGTGGCGGCATGAGCGCGACGACGACCGGGAGCCGGCTGGGCTGGGCCGCGCGGGACGCCTGGGCGCTGACCCGGCGCGAGCTCGGCCACCTGCAGCACCAGCCGGGCGAGCTGATCGGGGTGGTGGCGTTCCCGGGCGTGATGGTGCTGCTGTTCGGCTACGTGTTCGGCAGCGCGATCCAGGTGCCCGGCGGCGGCAACTACCGCGAGTACCTGATGCCGGGGCTGTTCGCGATGACCGCGCTGACCGGGGTGCTGGCGAACGCGCTGCTGGTGTCCAAGGACGTGGCCGGGGGCGTGCTGGACCGGTTCCGGTCGATGCCGATGGCGCGCTCGGCCGTACCACTCGGGCGGCTGCTGACCGACCTGCTGACCAGCGTGGTCGCACTGGCGATCATCACCCTGATCGGGCTGGCCACCGGCTGGCAGCCGCACCGGGGGATCGGGCCCGCGGCGGCCGCGTTCGGGTTGATCCTGCTGCTGCGGTTCGCGCTGAGCTGGGCCGGCGTGCTGATCGGGCTGTCGGTCACGCCGGAGGCGGCGGACACCCTGGTGCCGCTGGTCTTCCCGCTCTCGATGCTGTCCAACAGCTTCGTGCCGACCGGGGCGATGCCGGGCTGGCTGCGGCTGATCTCGGAGTGGAACCCGCTCAGCGCGCTGGTGCAGGCCTGCCGGCAGCTGTTCGGCAACCCGGCCGCGGTGCCCGCGCACCCGAGCCTGCCGGTGGAGCACCCGTACCTGTTCACGCTCGGGTGGTCGGGGCTGCTGCTGGCGGTGTTCGTGCCGCTCGCGGTCCGCGCGTACGTCCGCCGGGATCGCTGAGCGCGGCGAGCGCGGCCGCCGCGCTCAGTGCAGGACTTCGCGGATCGGTGGAGGACTTCGCGGATCAGCGCAGGGCGGCGCGGATCAGCGGGAGCTGGGCCGGGATCCGGGCCCAGCTGCCGGCCGCCAGGGCCAGCCGCTTCGGGCTCGGCTTCCGGCGCGCGGCCGCGGTCGTGTCCAGCGCCATCTGGACATGCCCGGCCAGGAACCCGGTGAGCATGGCGGCGCTGGCCGGCCCGGCCCAGCGCTGCCGGCGCAGCAGCCCGGCCGCGCAGACGAGCTCGGCCACGCCGGAGGCGTAGATGACCGCGTCGTGGGCCGGCAGCATCCGCGGCACCAGCGGCCGGAAGAACTTCGGCTGCACGAAGTGCGCGATCCCGCTCGTGACGAAGGCGCCGGCGACAACTCGGTGATCCACGCCGGAATCGTACGGGGGAACGTGCGGCTGCTCCCCACCGTCTCGGTACGGGACACTGAGCGCACCCGGCGGGAGGGGCAGTGGTGACCGGCATCGACGGCAGTCCCCGGCTCGGCGCGGTCGCGCCGCTGCAGCCGGGCGATCCGCCGTCGGTCGGGCGGTACGTGCTGTCCGGCCGGCTCGGCGCCGGCGGCATGGGCACGGTCTACCTGGGCCGGGCGGCCGCGGGTGGTCCGCTGGTCGCGGTCAAGGTCGTGCACCCGGAGCTGGCCGACGACCCGGAGTTCCGGGCCCGGTTCGCGGACGAGGTGGCGGCGGCCCGGCGGGTGGCGCCGTTCTGCACCGCGCGGGTGGTGGACGCGGATCCGTCGGCGACGCCGCCGTACCTGGTCACGGAGTTCGTCGACGGTGTGCCGCTGAGCGTCGCGGTGGCCGATGGCGGGCCGCTGGACGAGTCGACGCTGCACGGTGTCGCGCTCGGGGTCGCGGCGGCTCTGTCGGCCGTACACGCGGCGGGAGTAGTGCACCGTGATCTGAAGCCGGGCAACGTGCTGCTGTCGTTGTCGGGGCCGCGGGTGATCGACTTCGGCATCGCCCGGGCGCTGGATGTGGCCCGGCAGCACACTCAGGCCGGGATGCTGGTCGGCACGCCCGGCTGGATGTCGCCGGAGCAGTTCCGCGGCGGGGCGGTCGGGCCGGCTGCGGACGTGTTCAGCTGGGGCAGCCTGGTGGCGTACGCGGCGACCGGGCGCAATCCCTGGTCGGCCGCGGCGACCGGCCCCTCGCTGTCACCGGCCGAGCAGGCCCACCGGATCCTGCACGGCGAGCCGACGCTGTCCGGGCTGTCCGGGTCGCTGCGACGGCTGGTCGAGTCCGCGCTGGTCAAGGACCCGGCGCGGCGGCCGACGGCGCGGCAGTTGGTGGACGCGCTGCTCGGCGGGCCGGTCGGGACCGGCGACCCGACCCGGGCCGCGGCGACCGCACTCCAGCAGACCTGGAACCACGCCGCCGTCCCACCCGCCGCCTTCCCGCAGCACCGCGGACCCGGTCAGGGACCCGCGGGGCCAGGGGTACGGGCGGGGCGGCCGCCGGGGCCGGCGCCGTGGGCGGCGCCGCCGACCCGGGCGCTGCCGGTGAGGCAGCCCAACCCGACCCGGGTGATGCCCCCGGCCGGCGCCCGGCCCGGAACGCCGCCGGCCGACGCCCGGCGCGGGACGGCGGGGGCTCACCCCGCAACGCCTCCGGCCGGGAGTCCTCCGGTCAAGGCCGCCGGGCGGAAGCGGCGTCCGCCCCCACCGCCGATCCCGACGATCGACGTCCAGCCCCGCCCGCGGAAGCGGCGCTGGTACCTGCGCAAGCGGCTGGTGATCCCGCTCGGCCTGCTCGCGGTGATCGTGCTGCTGGCGAACCGGGACGGCAGTACGCCGACGCCCGCCCGCGGCTCCCAGCTCGGCAAGGCGGTCCGGGACGGCAACCTCGAGTTCGTCGTCACCCAGGTGCGCTGCGGCGTCGCGCAGATCGGCAGCGGCCTGGCCAAGCGCACCGCCGACGGGCAGTACTGCCTGGCCGACATGCGGGTCCGCAACGTCAAGGACAGCAGCCGCACGCTCGTCCCGCTGGTGGAGAAGCTCGTCGACACCGGCGGCGACAAGCACAGCGCCGACCTGAGCGCGCTGGTGATCATCCGCAACCAGACCCTCTGGGAGAAGATCGACCCGGGGGAGCAGGTCAGCGGCACGATGGTGTTCGACATCCCACGCGGCCTGAAGGCTCGGTCGCTGGAGCTGCACGACGGCATCGCGTCCGGCGGGGTCACCGTACGGCTGCGCTAGACACCCGCAGCTACCCTCGCACGATGGCCGACATCGTTCCCGACCTCGCCCGGACCGCGCCGGCGGCCGGATGAGCTCCCCGCTGTCCGGCCTGGTCGGCGGGGCCGAGGTGGTGCCGCTGTCCGGCGGCTACTCCGGGGAGACCTTCCTGGTCACCGGTGCCGCCGAGCAGGCCGTCCTCCGGCTCTACGCGCGGCAGCCGAGCCGGGCCGCGATCGACCAGGCCCTGCTGGAGCGGCTGCGCGGGCTGCTGCCGGTGCCGCGGGTGCTGGAGGCCGTGACGGTCCCGGACCGCGCCGGGCGGCCGCCGTTCCTGCTGCTGGAGGCGCTGCCGGGGGACCGGCTGGACATGGTGCTGCCGGCCGCGGACGAGCCGCTGCGGCGCCGGCTGGGGGAGGCGGTGGCCGGGGTGCTCACGCTGCTGGCGACCGAGCGGATGCCGCGGGCGGGGATGTTCCTCGACGCCGGCCTCGACCCCGTTCCGTTCCCCGCCGGGGCGGGGGACCAGGCCGGGTTCCTGGCCGCGAACCGGGACGCGCCGTTCTTCGCCGACCTGAGCACCGGGGACTACGAGGCGCTGCGCTCGGTGGCCCGGCGGGCGGCGATGGCGGCGGCCCGGTCCAGCCGGATCGCCCTGGTGCACGCGGATTTCAACCCCAAGAACCTGCTCGTGGACCCGGCCACCGGCGGGGTCACCGGCGTGCTGGACTGGGAGTTCGCGTACGCCGGGGCCCCGCTGGGGGACCTCGGCAACCTGCTGCGGTTCGAGGAGGACCCGGTCTTCGCCGGCGCCGTCGCCGCCGCGTACGTCGACCGCGCCCCGGACGTCCCGGCCGACTGGCTGGAGACCGCCCGCGCCCTGGACCTGTACGCGCTGATCGACCTGTCCGCCCGGGACACCAAGGACACCGACAACCCGGTCGTGGCGGGCGCCCGCGAGCTCCTGCGGGCCACCGCCCGGACCCGCAGCCTCGCCGCCGAACGGCCCGACCTGTTCGGCTGAGGTCAGACGCAGATCACGGACGCGATCGTGTACCACTCGTCCGTCAGGTTGACCTTCGACTTGTGGGTCTCGACGTAGGTCGAGCGCTGGTCGGCGTCGGGGATGAGGTCGTGCAGCCAGATCCAGCCGTGGGCGTTGTCGGAGACGGTCTCGAAGCCGCTGCCGGTGCCCAGCGGCTTGGCCTGGCCGCAGCTGACCCACATGCGGTTCCCGTGGTCCAGCGTGAACGGGTACCAGGCCTCGTCCAGCTCCCCGTCCGGCATCGCCGCGCAGACCGCGTACGCCTCGGTGGTCCAGTCCTTCTTCTCGCCCACCGGCTGGACCCCGTTGGTCCAGGCGACCACGCCCGTCCGGCTCTGGTTGGTGAACATCGACTCGAGCTCGACGTGCCGCTCCCGCTCGACCGACGCCCGGGCGCCCATCCCGATGACCTGCGTCCCCTTCGGGCAGAACGCGACCGCGGTCCGCAGCTGCGAGCCCGGCACGACCGCTGTGGACGCGGCGGTCACGTAGGTCAGGCCGGCCGGTGCCGCCGCACAGATCGCGTACACGATCAGCCGCCAGGGCTCGGCGCCCTGCGGCATGTACGCGCCGGCCTCGAACCGGTTGAGCTGCTGGTCCGGCCGCAGCAGCTCGATCCGGCCGACCTCCGGGCCGTCGATCTCCGCTCCGCCGCTGATCACCACGGTGCCCTCGGGGCAGGCGACGTGGTGCTGCTTGGTCGGGGTGAGGTCCTTCTGGGTCCAGTGCGCGACCCGCTGGCTGCCCTTCAGCCCGGCGGCGGCCGGGTCGGCCACCGCGACCAGGCCGGTGAGGGCGGCGAGCACGGACAGGGTGGCGACGGCGAGCCGCCGTACGGCGCCGGGCATGGCGTCCTCCGCGGGGTGGGACAGCACTCACCCACAGGAAGACACACTCAAGCCCGTACCAACAGGGCCCGAAGGGCAGATCAGCCGAGGCTGCAGGCGGCCTTCACGTCGACCGGGGAGGACGAGGCCGCCGCCTGCGCCGCCGAGGAGCTCGGCCTGGGCGTGGTCGGCTTCGGCCGGGCCGAGGTGGTCGCCGCCGCCGTCGGGGACGCGCTCGTGGACGGCGTCGCGGCCGGCTTGGCCAGCGCGTCCTTCACCAGGCGGCGGATCTTCGCATAGTCCGGGTTGGCCGTGCTGATCACCGGCGGCACGAACGCGAGGCTGCGGACGGTGGACCCGCCGTGCATCTGGTCGCCGAGGGTGATGAGGTCCGGCAGGACCGAGCGCGGGATGTCGGTCTCGGCCAGCTTCTTCGTCGCCGAGGACAGGTCCTGGAAGTGCTTGAGCACGGTGAGCGGGCTGACCTGCTGGACCATCGCGCCGATCAGGCAGCGCTGCCGCAGCATCCGGTCGTAGTCGGTGCCGTCCCGGCGCGATCGCGCGTACCACTGGGCGTCGGTGCCGGACAGGTGCCGGACCCCCGGCTCGAGGTAGCCGGTCGGCGGCACCCGGGTGCCGTCCGCGAGCAGGCCGCCGATGGGCAGCCGCTGGGTGACGTTCACGGTCACCCCGCCGACCGCGTCGATGAACTCGTTGAAGCCCTCGAGGTTGACCATCGCGAAGTAGTCGATCGGGATGCCCAGGATGTACGAGGTGACCTGCTTGATCGCCTGCGCGCCCCGGTCCCGGGCCCCCTTGAGCAGGTCGGGCTCGTTGGTGACGAACTGGTAGACGCCGTTGAGCAGGTCCGGGAACCCGTTCGGCCAGGCGTTGCGCAGCGGTCCCGGCGGCAGCGCGACCTTCTGCAGGTTGCGCGGCAGGCTGAACAGGGTCACGTCGCCGGTGTGGGTGTCGATGCTGGCCGCGACCACGCTGTCGGTCCGGGTGCCGGTGCGGTCCGGGCCGGCGTCGCTGGCCAGCAGCAGGATCGTGACCCGGTCCCGGCCGGCGAAGGGCTGCTTCGAGTCGCCGGCGCCGTCCTTGCCGGCGGCCAGGCCGGAGTTCGGGTCCTCCTCCGGGAAGAGGTTGGTGACCAGGTCCCGCTGCAGGTACGCGTACCGCGCGACGGCGACCGGCGGGGCGGCGACCAGCAGGCTGAGCACGGCCAGCCCGAGGATCACCCCGACCTGGGCGACGCCGGTCGTGCGGACCGGCCCGAGCACCCGGTAGGACCCGGTGACGAGGACCACCCAGGCGACCGCGATGACCAGCGCGACAGCGATGATCAGCGTCAGCCAGCCCGGCTGGACGGCGATCCGCAGCAGCTGGGAACGGGAGGTCGTCAGCGCCAGGACGGCCGCGGCGACGAGCAGCGCGACGGCGATCGAGAAGATGATGACGGCGGCCCGGCGGCGCCCGGAGATCCAGTGCGCGAGGCCCGGCACCACGGCGGAGGCCCAGGTCAGGGCCATCGAGCGGCCCGGCGGGCGGCCCGCGGACCTGGTCGAGGGATGCGCGTGCATCTGGCGGGCTCCACCCTTTCCCGGGCCGACGGCCCTCGGACAACCTACCCGCCGATCCTGTGTTCTAAGGATCGGTCAGGATGACTCGGTGACCAGGGCCTCGCTGGACAAGCAACCGCACGACGTCGCCGCGATGTTCGACGGCGTCGCCCGCCGCTACGACCGGACGAACACGATCCTGTCCGGAGGTCTCGACCGCGGCTGGCGGAAGGCCACCGGGGCCGCCCTCGAACTCCGGCCGGAGGACACGGTGCTGGATCTGGCCGCCGGCACCGCGGTCTCCACGGTACAACTCGGATCTTGCGGCGCTACCGCTGTGGCCTGCGACTTCTCCCTCGGGATGCTCAAGGCGGGTAAAGCCCGGGGCCGGACGGTGCCGATGGTGGCCGGGGACGCGCTGGCGCTGCCGTTCGCAGACGGCGCCTTCGACGCGGTCACGATCTCCTTCGGCCTGCGCAACGTCGCCGACGTGGACCGGGCGCTGGCGGAGCTGGCCCGGGTGACCCGCCCGGGCGGCCGGCTGGTGGTGTGTGAGTTCAGTCGCCCCACCTGGGCGCCGTGGCGGACCGTGTACACGGAGTACCTCATGCGGGCCTTGCCGCCGGTCGCCCGCCGCGTCTCCAGCAACCCGGACGCGTACGTCTACCTGGCCGAGTCGATCCGGGCCTGGCCCGACCAGGCCGCGCTCGCGAGCCGGATCGGGGCCGTGGGCTGGCAGGACGTGGGCTGGCGCGACCTCACCGGCGGGATCGTCGCGCTGCACCGCGCCCGCAAGCCGCTGTCCTAGCCTGACCCGCGGGGTCGGGTGCGGGCGGCTCAGCCCGCCCGGTACGCGACCGGGCGGCCCAGGCCGGAGAGGTCCTCGGACCAGGCCGAGCGGCGCCCGCTCGATCGCGCCGCCGGCCCGGTGCTGTTCTTTCTTGTCCGTGCATGGCTTGCCGAGGCTCCGTCCGCCCATCTCGGCCCCCGGCAGTCCCCGGAAGCCCGAGCCCGGTCTCGCCCGGGCCGAGATGAGGAGCCGCACCCTGCGGCAACGGGGCGATCGAGAGCCGACGCCGCCAGGAGTTAAGCCCGGGGGACTCGCCGGCGGGAGGGTGTCCTCCGAAACAGGTACGACCTCGAGTGGTAATTGCTACTGGTAGTGGTAGGTCCCCGGAGGGATGGTCGACTCCGCGCGCGGACCGAGCGGGGATGGTCTCAACCGGATCGAGTCGGGCACCGTGGTCGGCTGTCAGGAAGCCGGCCCGGCGGAGCAGGCATCCGGGGAGCGGCAGCGCTCGGGAGAAGCGCGGCGTGCGGCGAAGGCCGGACCCGACGACGGGTCCGGCCTTCCGGGCAGCGAGGTTCAGGAGACGCTGACGACCGGTTCGCCGGACGTCGCGCCCTCGTCTTCCATGTCCTCGGCGAGGCGCATCGCCTCTTCGATGAGGGTCTCGACGATCTGCGCCTCGGGGACGGTCTTGATGACCTCGCCGCGGACGAAGATCTGGCCCTTCCCGTTGCCGGAGGCGACGCCGAGGTCGGCTTCCCGGGCTTCGCCCGGACCGTTCACGACGCAGCCCATGACCGCGACGCGCAGCGGGACCGTCATCCCGTCGAGCCCGGCTGTCACCTTCTCGGCCAGCGTGTAGACGTCGACC encodes the following:
- a CDS encoding ATP-binding cassette domain-containing protein translates to MTRTMYSAAVEVVGLRKRYGRTEALQGLDLHVPTGTVCGLLGPNGAGKTTVVKILATLVRPDAGRAVVAGFDVAGQPERVRERIGLAGQHAAVDEKLTGRQNLRLFGRLHHLGERRARAVTEELLERFGLVDAANRLVSTYSGGMRRRLDLAASLLVAPAVLFLDEPTTGLDPRSRGEVWEAVRDLVRGGTTVLLTTQYLDEADRLADAIAVVDSGRVIASGTPPELKAKVGGDRLEVVVADPATLGATAAALTAVTGAEALVEPELTRVSVPAGQGSAALTGAVLALEAAQIATEDVTLRRPTLDDVFLQLTGTGVAA
- a CDS encoding ABC transporter permease codes for the protein MSATTTGSRLGWAARDAWALTRRELGHLQHQPGELIGVVAFPGVMVLLFGYVFGSAIQVPGGGNYREYLMPGLFAMTALTGVLANALLVSKDVAGGVLDRFRSMPMARSAVPLGRLLTDLLTSVVALAIITLIGLATGWQPHRGIGPAAAAFGLILLLRFALSWAGVLIGLSVTPEAADTLVPLVFPLSMLSNSFVPTGAMPGWLRLISEWNPLSALVQACRQLFGNPAAVPAHPSLPVEHPYLFTLGWSGLLLAVFVPLAVRAYVRRDR
- a CDS encoding protein kinase gives rise to the protein MTGIDGSPRLGAVAPLQPGDPPSVGRYVLSGRLGAGGMGTVYLGRAAAGGPLVAVKVVHPELADDPEFRARFADEVAAARRVAPFCTARVVDADPSATPPYLVTEFVDGVPLSVAVADGGPLDESTLHGVALGVAAALSAVHAAGVVHRDLKPGNVLLSLSGPRVIDFGIARALDVARQHTQAGMLVGTPGWMSPEQFRGGAVGPAADVFSWGSLVAYAATGRNPWSAAATGPSLSPAEQAHRILHGEPTLSGLSGSLRRLVESALVKDPARRPTARQLVDALLGGPVGTGDPTRAAATALQQTWNHAAVPPAAFPQHRGPGQGPAGPGVRAGRPPGPAPWAAPPTRALPVRQPNPTRVMPPAGARPGTPPADARRGTAGAHPATPPAGSPPVKAAGRKRRPPPPPIPTIDVQPRPRKRRWYLRKRLVIPLGLLAVIVLLANRDGSTPTPARGSQLGKAVRDGNLEFVVTQVRCGVAQIGSGLAKRTADGQYCLADMRVRNVKDSSRTLVPLVEKLVDTGGDKHSADLSALVIIRNQTLWEKIDPGEQVSGTMVFDIPRGLKARSLELHDGIASGGVTVRLR
- a CDS encoding phosphotransferase, with product MSSPLSGLVGGAEVVPLSGGYSGETFLVTGAAEQAVLRLYARQPSRAAIDQALLERLRGLLPVPRVLEAVTVPDRAGRPPFLLLEALPGDRLDMVLPAADEPLRRRLGEAVAGVLTLLATERMPRAGMFLDAGLDPVPFPAGAGDQAGFLAANRDAPFFADLSTGDYEALRSVARRAAMAAARSSRIALVHADFNPKNLLVDPATGGVTGVLDWEFAYAGAPLGDLGNLLRFEEDPVFAGAVAAAYVDRAPDVPADWLETARALDLYALIDLSARDTKDTDNPVVAGARELLRATARTRSLAAERPDLFG
- a CDS encoding LCP family protein, yielding MHAHPSTRSAGRPPGRSMALTWASAVVPGLAHWISGRRRAAVIIFSIAVALLVAAAVLALTTSRSQLLRIAVQPGWLTLIIAVALVIAVAWVVLVTGSYRVLGPVRTTGVAQVGVILGLAVLSLLVAAPPVAVARYAYLQRDLVTNLFPEEDPNSGLAAGKDGAGDSKQPFAGRDRVTILLLASDAGPDRTGTRTDSVVAASIDTHTGDVTLFSLPRNLQKVALPPGPLRNAWPNGFPDLLNGVYQFVTNEPDLLKGARDRGAQAIKQVTSYILGIPIDYFAMVNLEGFNEFIDAVGGVTVNVTQRLPIGGLLADGTRVPPTGYLEPGVRHLSGTDAQWYARSRRDGTDYDRMLRQRCLIGAMVQQVSPLTVLKHFQDLSSATKKLAETDIPRSVLPDLITLGDQMHGGSTVRSLAFVPPVISTANPDYAKIRRLVKDALAKPAATPSTSASPTAAATTSARPKPTTPRPSSSAAQAAASSSPVDVKAACSLG
- a CDS encoding demethylmenaquinone methyltransferase, which translates into the protein MTRASLDKQPHDVAAMFDGVARRYDRTNTILSGGLDRGWRKATGAALELRPEDTVLDLAAGTAVSTVQLGSCGATAVACDFSLGMLKAGKARGRTVPMVAGDALALPFADGAFDAVTISFGLRNVADVDRALAELARVTRPGGRLVVCEFSRPTWAPWRTVYTEYLMRALPPVARRVSSNPDAYVYLAESIRAWPDQAALASRIGAVGWQDVGWRDLTGGIVALHRARKPLS